A single region of the Pseudomonas granadensis genome encodes:
- the ppnN gene encoding nucleotide 5'-monophosphate nucleosidase PpnN: MTQRHVINASVSPKGSLETLSQREVQQLSEAGSGSTYTLFRQCALAILNTGAHVDNAKTILEAYKDFEIRIHQQDRGVRLELLNAPADAFVDGEMIASTREMLFSALRDIVYTENELDSQRIDLSNSQGISDYVFHLLRNARTLRPGVEPKIVVCWGGHSINTEEYKYTKKVGHELGLRSLDICTGCGPGVMKGPMKGATIAHAKQRIHGGRYLGLTEPGIIAAEAPNPIVNELVILPDIEKRLEAFVRVGHGIIIFPGGAGTAEEFLYLLGILMHPDNKGLPFPVILTGPKNAAPYLEQLDAFVTATLGEAARQHYEIIIDDPAEVARQMTQGLKAVKQFRRERNDAFHFNWLLKIDEGFQRPFDPTHENMANLKLHLDQPAHELAANLRRAFSGIVAGNVKDKGIRLIEEHGPYQIRGDAAIMQPLDALLKAFVAQHRMKLPGGAAYVPCYRVVA; encoded by the coding sequence ATGACCCAACGACACGTAATCAACGCCTCGGTCAGCCCGAAAGGCAGCCTCGAAACCCTTTCTCAACGTGAAGTGCAACAACTGAGCGAAGCCGGCTCCGGCAGCACCTACACCCTCTTCCGCCAGTGCGCCCTGGCCATCCTCAACACCGGCGCCCACGTCGATAACGCCAAGACCATTCTCGAGGCCTACAAGGATTTCGAAATCCGCATTCACCAACAGGATCGCGGCGTGCGCCTGGAGCTGCTGAACGCGCCGGCCGACGCGTTCGTCGACGGCGAAATGATCGCCAGCACCCGTGAAATGCTGTTCAGCGCCCTGCGCGACATCGTCTACACCGAAAACGAACTGGACAGCCAGCGCATCGACCTGAGCAATTCGCAAGGCATCAGCGACTACGTGTTCCACCTGCTGCGCAACGCGCGCACCTTGCGTCCGGGTGTCGAACCGAAGATTGTCGTGTGCTGGGGCGGTCATTCGATCAATACCGAAGAATACAAATACACCAAGAAGGTCGGCCATGAGCTGGGCCTGCGCAGTCTCGACATCTGCACCGGTTGCGGTCCGGGCGTGATGAAAGGCCCGATGAAAGGCGCAACCATTGCCCATGCCAAACAGCGCATTCATGGCGGTCGCTACCTCGGCCTGACCGAGCCGGGCATCATCGCCGCCGAAGCGCCAAACCCGATCGTTAACGAACTGGTGATCCTGCCGGACATCGAAAAACGTCTGGAAGCGTTCGTGCGGGTCGGCCACGGCATCATCATCTTCCCGGGCGGCGCCGGTACGGCAGAAGAATTTCTCTACCTGCTCGGCATCCTGATGCACCCGGACAACAAGGGCCTGCCCTTCCCGGTGATCCTCACCGGCCCGAAAAATGCCGCGCCGTATCTCGAACAACTTGATGCGTTCGTCACTGCAACTCTCGGCGAAGCGGCCCGTCAGCATTACGAAATCATCATCGATGACCCGGCCGAAGTGGCGCGGCAAATGACGCAAGGCTTGAAAGCCGTGAAGCAGTTCCGCCGCGAACGCAACGACGCTTTCCATTTCAACTGGCTATTGAAGATCGACGAAGGCTTCCAGCGCCCGTTCGATCCGACCCACGAAAACATGGCCAACCTGAAATTGCATCTTGACCAGCCCGCGCATGAACTGGCGGCGAATCTGCGTCGCGCGTTCTCGGGGATCGTCGCCGGCAACGTCAAGGACAAGGGCATTCGCCTGATCGAAGAACACGGGCCGTACCAGATCCGCGGTGACGCGGCGATCATGCAACCGCTCGATGCCCTGCTCAAAGCCTTCGTCGCCCAGCACCGGATGAAACTGCCGGGTGGCGCGGCGTATGTGCCGTGCTACCGCGTGGTGGCCTAA
- a CDS encoding FAD/NAD(P)-binding protein, with amino-acid sequence MREQIHTESPVSLRCADVLIIGGGLSGTMLAVQLLRLPGQRKILIIEPRAELGRGEAYSAVEPGHTLNGNAARMSVDPDNADDLTQWLTEHIAGGGWPESAEQGVPVSELFPPRGLFGVYVQQRLAEARAIGAQHGSSVEHICAEVTDLVSATDSVQLSLSDGQTLSGTYAVLATGMFPAARTPQKASSGLNAAALDPWDVAAMRLLDPQSTVLIIGSGLTMVDAVVSLEQAGHRGPIKMFSRHGLLPHVRRQPPAWVDFLGADHNLRTPRQLLRELRRQCREAIAQGIDWQAPLDTVRVHIARLWSQATDVQRRQFVRHVRPWWESHHHRSPPLSAQLVERLHGAGRLTIDAASFKGLEPSPEGGFGIRVRLRGESEMRVAYGAALINSSGIEYDWRRVARPLPQQLLARGLVQPGPLALGIAAAADGAVLDAEGHASRRLFAMGPPLRGMWWESTAVTDVALQAKALAARLVS; translated from the coding sequence ATGCGTGAGCAAATCCACACGGAGTCACCCGTTTCTTTGCGCTGTGCAGACGTCCTGATCATCGGCGGCGGCCTCAGCGGCACGATGCTGGCGGTGCAATTGCTGCGTCTGCCCGGGCAGCGCAAGATTCTGATTATCGAACCGCGCGCCGAACTCGGCCGGGGCGAGGCCTACAGCGCCGTGGAACCGGGCCATACGCTCAATGGCAACGCCGCGCGCATGAGCGTCGACCCGGATAACGCTGATGACCTGACTCAATGGCTCACCGAGCACATCGCTGGCGGCGGCTGGCCGGAGTCTGCCGAACAGGGCGTGCCAGTCAGCGAACTGTTCCCGCCGCGCGGATTGTTCGGTGTCTATGTCCAGCAGCGTCTGGCTGAAGCCCGCGCAATCGGCGCGCAACACGGCTCGAGCGTCGAACACATCTGCGCCGAAGTCACAGACTTGGTATCCGCTACCGATTCGGTACAGCTGAGCTTGAGCGACGGGCAAACCCTGAGCGGGACCTATGCGGTACTGGCGACCGGCATGTTTCCCGCCGCGCGAACACCACAAAAAGCCTCCAGCGGCCTCAACGCTGCCGCGCTCGATCCTTGGGATGTCGCCGCCATGCGCCTGCTCGATCCGCAATCGACGGTGCTGATCATCGGCTCCGGCCTGACCATGGTCGACGCAGTGGTGTCGCTGGAGCAGGCCGGGCATCGCGGGCCGATCAAAATGTTTTCCCGGCATGGCTTGTTGCCGCATGTGCGCCGGCAGCCACCGGCCTGGGTGGATTTCCTCGGTGCCGATCATAATCTGCGCACGCCACGGCAGTTGTTGCGCGAGCTGCGCCGGCAGTGCCGTGAGGCCATTGCGCAAGGTATCGACTGGCAGGCGCCGCTGGACACGGTTCGCGTGCATATCGCGCGCTTGTGGAGTCAGGCGACCGACGTACAGCGACGACAATTCGTACGCCATGTGCGGCCATGGTGGGAAAGTCATCATCACCGTTCGCCGCCGTTGAGTGCGCAGTTGGTTGAGAGACTGCACGGGGCAGGGCGGCTGACGATTGATGCGGCATCGTTCAAGGGGCTCGAACCGAGTCCGGAAGGCGGATTCGGGATTCGCGTCCGCCTTCGTGGAGAATCCGAAATGCGCGTGGCGTATGGCGCTGCGTTGATCAACTCCAGCGGCATCGAATACGACTGGCGCCGCGTGGCACGGCCGTTGCCGCAGCAGTTGCTGGCGCGAGGTCTGGTGCAACCGGGGCCGTTGGCGCTGGGCATTGCCGCAGCGGCGGACGGCGCAGTGCTGGATGCCGAAGGGCACGCTTCCAGGCGTTTGTTTGCCATGGGGCCGCCGTTGCGCGGGATGTGGTGGGAGAGTACGGCGGTGACGGATGTGGCGCTGCAGGCCAAGGCACTGGCTGCGCGGTTGGTGAGCTGA
- a CDS encoding helix-turn-helix domain-containing protein, producing MHKDSTQRASVLQHVSQNVRRLRHAADLSQTALAEKSGVSRRMLVAIEAGEKNVSLTTLDRVAEALDVAFSDLIQAPDARDPSRINEVAWAGSIPGSKAVLLSKAIATREVEQWEWCLQPGEVYPSQVDAEGWSEQIFVFAGCLTLMLGDQPQHINAGEFYMFASHQPHSYRNDGDVAARFIRNVVI from the coding sequence GTGCACAAAGATTCCACGCAACGCGCCTCCGTCCTCCAACACGTCAGCCAGAATGTCCGGCGTTTGCGGCATGCCGCCGACCTGAGCCAGACAGCACTGGCGGAAAAATCCGGGGTCAGTCGGCGCATGCTGGTGGCGATCGAGGCGGGCGAGAAGAATGTCAGCCTGACCACGCTTGATCGCGTCGCCGAAGCGCTCGATGTGGCATTCAGTGATCTGATCCAGGCTCCGGATGCGCGCGATCCCAGCCGCATCAATGAAGTGGCATGGGCCGGCAGCATCCCCGGCAGCAAAGCAGTACTGCTGTCGAAGGCGATCGCTACACGCGAAGTCGAGCAGTGGGAGTGGTGCCTGCAACCCGGTGAGGTCTATCCCTCACAAGTCGATGCCGAGGGCTGGAGCGAGCAGATATTTGTATTTGCAGGATGTCTGACGCTGATGCTCGGCGATCAGCCGCAGCACATCAATGCCGGGGAGTTCTACATGTTTGCCAGCCACCAGCCGCACTCCTATCGCAATGACGGCGATGTGGCGGCGCGATTCATCCGTAATGTGGTGATTTGA
- a CDS encoding DMT family transporter, which yields MSSNGSPIPVRLSRFSKAECVLVLITMIWGGTFLLVQHAMTVSGPMFFVGLRFAAAALIVTLFSWRHLRELTLFELKAGAFIGVAIMLGYGLQTVGLQTIPSSQSAFITALYVPFVPLLQWLVLGRRPGLMPSIGIMLAFTGLMLLSGPSGAALNFSPGEIATLISAIAIAAEIILISTYAGQVDVRRVTVVQLATTSVLSFLLVVPTGELIPDFSWTLLVTALGLGAASAAIQVAMNWAQKSVSPTRATLIYAGEPVWAGIVGRIAGERLPAIALVGAGLIVAAVIVSELKTKRKVVEAETELEREIQG from the coding sequence ATGTCTTCAAACGGTTCTCCTATACCTGTGCGTCTTTCCCGTTTCAGCAAAGCCGAATGCGTGCTGGTGCTGATCACCATGATCTGGGGCGGCACGTTCCTGCTGGTTCAGCATGCGATGACCGTCAGCGGCCCGATGTTTTTTGTCGGCCTGCGTTTTGCGGCCGCTGCGCTGATTGTTACGCTGTTCTCCTGGCGTCACCTGCGCGAACTGACCCTGTTCGAACTCAAGGCCGGCGCGTTCATCGGCGTGGCGATCATGCTGGGTTACGGTTTGCAGACGGTGGGCCTGCAAACCATTCCAAGCAGCCAGTCGGCGTTTATCACGGCTCTGTATGTACCGTTCGTGCCGTTGCTGCAATGGCTGGTACTGGGACGGCGGCCGGGATTGATGCCAAGCATCGGCATCATGCTCGCGTTTACCGGGTTGATGCTGTTGTCCGGCCCGTCCGGCGCTGCGCTGAATTTCAGCCCCGGTGAGATCGCGACGCTCATCAGCGCCATCGCCATTGCTGCCGAAATCATTCTGATCAGCACTTACGCCGGCCAGGTCGATGTGCGCCGGGTGACGGTGGTGCAACTGGCGACCACGTCGGTGCTGTCGTTCCTGTTGGTCGTGCCGACCGGTGAGCTGATTCCGGATTTTTCCTGGACATTGCTGGTCACTGCGCTGGGGCTGGGCGCTGCAAGCGCGGCGATTCAAGTGGCGATGAACTGGGCGCAGAAAAGCGTTTCGCCGACTCGGGCGACGCTCATTTATGCCGGTGAGCCGGTGTGGGCCGGAATTGTCGGACGGATCGCTGGCGAGCGGTTGCCGGCGATTGCACTGGTGGGTGCGGGGTTGATTGTTGCGGCGGTGATTGTCAGTGAGTTAAAGACCAAGAGGAAAGTTGTCGAAGCAGAAACGGAATTGGAGCGGGAAATACAGGGCTGA
- a CDS encoding monovalent cation/H+ antiporter subunit A: MSLIVLLLLPFIGSCLAAVLPHNARNAESLLAGLVALIGTVQVAMLYPQIAHGGVIREEFMWLPSLGLNFILRMDGFAWLFSMLVLGIGTLVSLYARYYMSPDDPVPRFFAFFLAFMGAMLGLVISGNLIQMVFFWELTSLFSFLLIGYWHHRADARRGAYMALMVTGAGGLCLLAGVMILGHVVGSYDLDKVLAAGDMIRAHALYPILLPLILIGALSKSAQFPFHFWLPHAMAAPTPVSAYLHSATMVKAGVFLLARLWPSLAGSEEWFYIVSGAGACTLLLGAYCAMFQNDLKGLLAYSTISHLGLITLLLGLNSPLAAVAAVFHILNHATFKASLFMAAGIIDHESGTRDIRKLSGLFKLIPFTATLAMVASASMAGVPLLNGFLSKEMFFAETVFINATAWVEISLPIVATIAGMFSVAYSLRFTVDVFFGPTATDLPHTPHEPPRWMRAPVELLVFTCLLVGIFPAQIVGPLLAAAALPVVGGELPEYSLAIWHGLNAPMIMSLIAMSGGIVLYWLLRRQFRLGRFKYPPLVGRFNGKRLFERSLVLMMRLARRVERRLGTKRLQMQLFLVVLAAVLAGLIPMLHSSLSWGDRPKIPGSIVFVTLWLLAIACALGAAWQAKYHRLAALTMVSVCGLMTCVTFVWFSAPDLALTQLAVEVVTTVLILLGLRWLPRRIEEVSPLPSSLRKARIRRLRDLLLSIAVGGGMALLSYAMLTRQTPNDISSFYLSRALPEGGGSNVVNVMLVDFRGFDTLGEITVLVAVALTVFALLRRFRPPKESLQLPAQQRLLAPDVVTDLVNPRSASDTALGFMMVPAVLVRLLLPVALVVSFYLFMRGHNQPGGGFVAGLVMSVAFILQYMVAGTQWVEAQMSLRPLRWMGTGLLFATTTGLGAMLVGYPFLTTHTWHFELPLLGDIHIASALFFDVGVYGVVVGSTLLILTALAHQSVRGHKTASLPRSVASKGAV, from the coding sequence ATGTCCCTGATAGTTCTACTGCTTCTGCCTTTCATAGGCAGCTGTCTGGCAGCCGTGCTGCCACACAATGCGCGTAATGCCGAATCCCTGCTGGCAGGTCTGGTCGCTTTGATCGGTACCGTCCAGGTGGCGATGCTGTACCCGCAGATCGCCCATGGCGGCGTGATCCGCGAAGAATTCATGTGGCTGCCCAGCCTCGGCCTGAATTTCATTCTGCGCATGGACGGCTTCGCCTGGCTGTTCTCGATGCTGGTGCTCGGCATCGGCACCCTCGTTTCCTTATATGCCCGTTACTACATGTCGCCGGACGATCCGGTGCCACGTTTCTTCGCGTTTTTTCTGGCGTTCATGGGCGCCATGCTCGGTCTGGTGATTTCCGGCAACCTGATTCAGATGGTGTTTTTCTGGGAGCTGACCAGCCTGTTCTCGTTCCTGCTGATCGGCTACTGGCATCACCGTGCCGACGCCCGGCGCGGCGCCTACATGGCGTTGATGGTCACCGGCGCCGGCGGATTGTGCCTGCTGGCGGGGGTCATGATCCTCGGTCATGTGGTCGGCAGCTATGACCTCGACAAGGTCCTGGCCGCCGGCGACATGATTCGTGCACACGCCCTTTACCCCATCCTCTTGCCTCTTATTCTCATTGGCGCCCTCAGCAAAAGTGCGCAGTTCCCTTTTCATTTCTGGCTGCCCCACGCAATGGCAGCCCCCACCCCGGTATCTGCCTATCTGCACTCGGCGACCATGGTCAAGGCCGGGGTTTTCCTGCTTGCACGTTTGTGGCCCTCGCTGGCGGGCAGCGAAGAATGGTTCTACATCGTCAGCGGGGCCGGCGCCTGTACGCTGTTGCTCGGCGCGTATTGCGCGATGTTTCAGAACGACCTGAAAGGCCTGCTGGCCTATTCGACCATCAGCCATCTCGGCCTGATCACCCTGCTGCTGGGTCTGAACAGTCCGCTGGCAGCCGTGGCGGCGGTATTCCACATTCTCAACCATGCCACCTTCAAAGCCTCGCTGTTCATGGCCGCCGGCATCATCGACCATGAAAGCGGCACTCGCGATATCCGCAAACTCAGCGGCCTTTTCAAGCTGATCCCCTTCACCGCAACACTGGCCATGGTCGCCAGCGCCTCGATGGCCGGCGTGCCGTTGCTCAACGGTTTTCTGTCCAAGGAAATGTTTTTCGCCGAGACCGTGTTCATCAATGCCACGGCCTGGGTCGAAATCAGTCTGCCGATCGTCGCCACCATCGCCGGCATGTTCAGCGTCGCCTACTCGCTGCGGTTCACGGTCGATGTGTTCTTCGGCCCGACTGCCACCGACCTGCCGCACACCCCGCATGAACCGCCGCGCTGGATGCGGGCACCGGTCGAATTGCTGGTGTTCACCTGCTTGCTGGTGGGGATTTTTCCCGCGCAGATCGTCGGCCCGCTGCTCGCCGCTGCGGCGCTGCCGGTGGTCGGCGGCGAGTTGCCTGAATACAGCCTGGCGATCTGGCACGGCCTGAACGCGCCGATGATCATGAGCCTGATCGCCATGTCCGGCGGCATCGTCCTCTACTGGCTGCTGCGCAGGCAATTCCGATTGGGCCGCTTCAAATACCCGCCGTTGGTGGGTCGCTTCAATGGCAAGCGCCTGTTCGAGCGCAGTCTGGTGCTGATGATGCGTCTGGCCCGGCGTGTTGAACGCCGCCTCGGCACCAAGCGCCTGCAGATGCAGTTGTTTCTGGTGGTATTGGCGGCAGTGCTTGCCGGCCTGATCCCGATGTTGCACAGCAGCCTGAGCTGGGGCGACCGGCCGAAGATCCCCGGCTCGATCGTCTTCGTCACCCTGTGGCTGCTGGCGATCGCCTGCGCCCTCGGCGCCGCCTGGCAGGCCAAGTATCACCGTCTCGCGGCACTGACCATGGTCAGCGTCTGCGGCTTGATGACCTGCGTAACCTTCGTCTGGTTCTCCGCGCCGGATCTGGCGCTCACCCAGCTCGCCGTCGAAGTGGTCACCACGGTGCTCATTCTGCTCGGTCTGCGCTGGCTGCCGCGGCGCATCGAAGAAGTCTCGCCATTGCCGAGCAGCCTGCGCAAGGCGCGGATTCGTCGTCTGCGCGACTTGCTGCTGTCGATTGCCGTCGGCGGCGGCATGGCGTTGTTGTCCTACGCCATGCTGACGCGGCAGACGCCCAACGACATTTCCTCCTTCTATCTCAGTCGCGCCCTGCCCGAAGGCGGCGGCAGCAATGTGGTCAACGTGATGCTGGTGGATTTCCGAGGCTTCGATACCCTCGGCGAAATCACCGTGCTGGTCGCCGTGGCATTGACGGTGTTCGCCCTGCTGCGCCGTTTCCGCCCACCGAAAGAAAGCCTGCAACTGCCAGCGCAGCAACGCCTGCTGGCGCCCGACGTGGTCACTGACCTGGTCAACCCGCGCTCGGCCAGCGACACCGCGCTCGGCTTCATGATGGTGCCAGCGGTCCTGGTGCGTCTGCTGCTTCCGGTTGCGCTGGTAGTGTCGTTCTACCTGTTCATGCGCGGGCACAATCAGCCGGGCGGCGGTTTTGTCGCCGGTCTGGTGATGTCGGTGGCGTTCATTCTGCAATACATGGTGGCGGGAACGCAGTGGGTCGAAGCGCAAATGAGCCTGCGACCGCTGCGCTGGATGGGCACCGGGTTGCTGTTCGCTACCACTACGGGTCTTGGGGCGATGCTGGTCGGTTATCCGTTCCTGACCACGCACACCTGGCACTTCGAGTTGCCGTTGCTGGGTGATATCCACATCGCCAGCGCGCTGTTCTTCGACGTCGGTGTGTATGGCGTGGTGGTCGGTTCGACGTTGTTGATCCTGACCGCCCTCGCCCACCAATCGGTGCGCGGCCACAAGACCGCGTCGCTACCCAGGTCCGTCGCCAGCAAAGGAGCCGTCTGA
- a CDS encoding Na+/H+ antiporter subunit C translates to MEEVIAIAIGVLAASGVWLILRPRTFQVVMGLCLLSYGVNLFIFSMGSLFIGKEPVIKDGVTQDLLHYTDPLPQALVLTAIVISFAMTALFLVVLLASRGLTGTDHVDGREPKE, encoded by the coding sequence ATGGAAGAAGTCATCGCAATCGCCATCGGCGTTCTTGCCGCGTCCGGGGTCTGGCTGATATTGCGGCCACGGACGTTCCAGGTGGTCATGGGCCTGTGCCTGCTGTCGTATGGGGTCAACCTGTTCATTTTCAGTATGGGCAGCCTGTTCATCGGCAAGGAGCCGGTGATCAAGGACGGCGTCACCCAGGACTTGCTTCACTACACCGATCCGCTGCCGCAAGCGCTGGTCCTCACGGCGATTGTCATCAGCTTCGCCATGACTGCGCTGTTCCTCGTCGTGCTGCTCGCTTCGCGCGGCCTGACCGGTACCGACCATGTAGACGGCCGGGAGCCTAAGGAATGA
- a CDS encoding monovalent cation/H+ antiporter subunit D: MMAMTHLIAAPILLPLLTAALMLMLGERHRPLKAKINLFSGLLGLFISVMLLQWTQTTGVPGSIGVYLPGNWQAPFGIVLVIDRLSALMLVLTGIIGVSALLFAMARWDGAGSSFHALFQIQLMGLYGAFLTADLFNLFVFFEVLLAASYGLLLHGSGRARVSSGLHYISINLLASSLFLIGAALIYGVTGTLNMADLALKIPLVSEADRGLLHAGAGILAVAFLAKAGMWPLNFWLVPAYSSASAPVAAMFAIMTKVGVYTLLRLWTLLFSGQAGASAFFGGDWLIYGGMATMGIAALAILAAQRLERMASLSILVSAGILLSAVGFAQPNLIGGALFYLVSSTLALSALFLLAELIERSRSANEIPLEDESELLPRPQESLQPPKGINLDDEQKAVVGQVIPWTMAFLGLSFIACALLIIGMPPLSGFIGKLSLIGALLNPLELGNGGPISNAAWALLALLILTGLASLMAFSRLGIQRFWTPEERPSPLLRKLECAPIFLLLGLSIVLTFKAEPLLRYTQATADALHNPQQYVMAVLGTRAVPSPEGKAALLEVQP, encoded by the coding sequence ATGATGGCGATGACGCACCTGATCGCCGCACCGATTCTGCTGCCGCTGCTCACCGCCGCGCTCATGTTGATGCTCGGCGAACGGCACCGGCCGCTGAAGGCAAAAATCAATCTGTTCTCCGGCCTGCTCGGGCTGTTCATTTCGGTGATGCTGCTGCAATGGACCCAGACCACCGGGGTGCCTGGCTCGATCGGCGTGTACCTGCCGGGCAACTGGCAGGCGCCGTTCGGTATTGTGCTGGTGATCGATCGACTGTCGGCGCTGATGCTGGTGCTGACCGGGATCATCGGCGTCAGCGCCCTGCTGTTCGCCATGGCACGCTGGGATGGCGCAGGGTCGAGCTTCCACGCACTCTTTCAGATTCAACTGATGGGGCTGTACGGCGCGTTCCTGACCGCGGACCTGTTCAACCTGTTCGTGTTTTTTGAAGTCCTGCTCGCCGCGTCCTACGGCTTGCTGTTGCATGGTTCGGGCCGGGCGCGGGTGTCGTCGGGGTTGCACTACATCTCGATCAACCTGCTCGCCTCGTCGCTGTTTCTGATTGGCGCGGCGCTGATCTACGGCGTTACCGGCACCCTGAACATGGCTGATCTGGCGTTGAAGATTCCGCTGGTGTCGGAAGCCGACCGTGGCTTGCTGCATGCGGGCGCCGGGATTCTTGCGGTGGCGTTCCTGGCCAAGGCTGGCATGTGGCCGCTGAATTTCTGGTTGGTGCCGGCGTATTCTTCGGCCAGTGCGCCGGTAGCGGCGATGTTCGCGATCATGACCAAAGTTGGCGTCTACACCTTGTTGCGCCTGTGGACGCTGCTGTTCTCCGGGCAGGCCGGGGCTTCAGCATTTTTTGGCGGCGACTGGCTGATCTATGGCGGCATGGCGACCATGGGCATCGCGGCGCTGGCGATTCTCGCGGCGCAACGGCTCGAGCGCATGGCCAGCCTGAGCATTCTGGTGTCGGCAGGGATTCTACTGTCGGCGGTGGGTTTCGCTCAGCCGAACCTGATCGGCGGCGCGCTGTTCTATCTGGTCAGCTCGACCCTGGCACTGAGTGCGCTGTTTCTGCTGGCGGAACTGATCGAGCGTTCGCGCTCGGCCAACGAAATCCCGCTGGAAGACGAAAGCGAATTGCTGCCACGACCGCAGGAATCCCTGCAACCGCCCAAAGGCATCAACCTCGACGATGAGCAAAAAGCCGTGGTCGGTCAGGTGATTCCATGGACCATGGCCTTTCTCGGCCTGAGCTTTATTGCCTGCGCACTGCTGATCATTGGCATGCCGCCGCTGTCGGGGTTCATTGGCAAACTCAGCCTGATCGGTGCGCTGCTCAATCCGCTGGAATTGGGCAACGGCGGGCCAATCTCCAATGCCGCATGGGCGCTGTTAGCCTTACTGATTCTGACCGGGCTGGCGTCGTTGATGGCGTTTTCGCGTCTGGGCATCCAGCGTTTCTGGACGCCCGAAGAGCGCCCTTCGCCGCTGTTGCGCAAACTGGAATGCGCGCCGATCTTCCTGCTGCTGGGGCTGAGCATCGTGCTGACGTTCAAGGCTGAGCCGCTGTTGCGCTATACCCAAGCCACCGCCGACGCGCTGCACAATCCTCAGCAATACGTGATGGCGGTGCTCGGCACCCGTGCCGTGCCCAGTCCGGAAGGCAAAGCCGCGCTGCTGGAGGTTCAACCATGA
- a CDS encoding Na+/H+ antiporter subunit E, with protein MKRLFPAPWLSLALWVLWLTLNLSISPGNVLLGAALGFAAPLMMRKLRPKRARIRRPGSIVRLFFLVGRDVVMSNLIVAWGVLNAGRRAPHSCFIKVPLDLRDAHGLATLAMICTVVPGTVWSELALDRSVLLLHVWDLHDEAQFIEHFKSTYERPLMEIFE; from the coding sequence ATGAAACGACTGTTTCCGGCACCGTGGTTGTCTCTGGCACTTTGGGTTTTGTGGCTGACGCTGAACCTGTCGATCAGTCCGGGCAACGTGCTGCTCGGCGCGGCACTGGGTTTTGCGGCGCCCCTGATGATGCGCAAACTACGCCCCAAACGCGCACGCATTCGCCGCCCTGGTAGCATCGTGCGCCTGTTCTTTCTGGTCGGCCGCGACGTGGTGATGTCGAACCTGATTGTCGCCTGGGGCGTGCTCAACGCCGGCCGTCGTGCGCCGCACTCTTGCTTCATCAAGGTGCCGCTTGATCTGCGCGACGCTCACGGTCTGGCGACGCTGGCGATGATCTGCACGGTGGTGCCCGGCACGGTGTGGTCGGAGCTGGCACTGGATCGCAGCGTTTTGTTGCTGCACGTCTGGGATCTGCACGACGAAGCGCAATTCATCGAGCACTTTAAAAGCACCTACGAGCGACCGTTGATGGAGATTTTCGAATGA
- a CDS encoding K+/H+ antiporter subunit F, with amino-acid sequence MSPLLSNAILLTLFLFSLAMVLTLIRLFKGPSAQDRVLALDYLYIVAMLMMLTLGIRYASDTYFEAALLIALFGFVGSFALAKFLLRGEVIE; translated from the coding sequence ATGAGCCCATTGCTGTCGAATGCGATTCTGCTGACGCTGTTCCTGTTCTCGCTGGCCATGGTGCTGACGCTGATTCGCCTGTTCAAAGGCCCCTCCGCGCAGGATCGCGTCCTGGCGCTGGATTACCTGTACATCGTCGCGATGTTGATGATGCTCACCCTGGGCATCCGTTATGCCAGTGACACTTACTTCGAAGCCGCGTTGCTGATCGCGCTGTTCGGCTTCGTCGGCTCGTTTGCCCTGGCGAAATTCCTGCTGCGTGGCGAGGTGATCGAATGA
- a CDS encoding Na+/H+ antiporter subunit G, with product MTDELSLWVEIPVAILLVLSGVFALIGALGLLRMKDYFQRMHPPALASTLGAWCVALASIICFSALKSTAVVHAWLIPILLAITVPVTTLLLARAALFRKRMAGDDVPAEVSSRKSESGS from the coding sequence ATGACCGACGAACTGTCTCTATGGGTCGAAATCCCGGTGGCGATTCTGCTGGTGCTCAGCGGCGTGTTCGCACTGATTGGCGCCTTGGGTCTGTTGCGCATGAAGGATTATTTCCAACGCATGCATCCGCCGGCACTGGCGTCGACACTGGGCGCCTGGTGTGTGGCGCTGGCCTCGATCATTTGTTTTTCGGCGCTGAAATCCACGGCGGTAGTGCACGCCTGGCTGATCCCGATCCTGCTGGCGATTACCGTACCGGTGACGACACTGCTGCTGGCGCGGGCGGCACTGTTTCGCAAGCGCATGGCCGGGGATGATGTTCCGGCTGAGGTCAGTAGCCGCAAAAGTGAAAGCGGTAGCTGA